In a genomic window of Nodosilinea sp. E11:
- the pyrE gene encoding orotate phosphoribosyltransferase, which produces MDELLLKTPSVDLLSLETAQLRSPLLDLFCQGAYQEGDFVLTSGQHSTYYINGKLVTLHPQGSLMVGRLLLDLVQPGTVAVAGLTLGADPLVTAVSLVGVYGHQTLFPLIIRKEAKGHGTRAYIEGLTLPPGSPVTVLEDVVTTGQSALKAVDRLQAAGYQVNQILALVDRQQGGAELYQSHDLPFKALFTIQDIQAHWAALNPA; this is translated from the coding sequence ATGGACGAGCTACTGCTGAAAACCCCGTCAGTGGATTTACTGAGCTTAGAAACGGCCCAACTGCGATCGCCCCTGCTCGATCTCTTTTGCCAGGGAGCCTACCAGGAAGGTGACTTTGTGCTCACCTCAGGGCAGCACAGCACCTACTACATCAACGGCAAGCTCGTGACCCTGCACCCCCAGGGATCACTGATGGTGGGTCGCCTGCTGCTCGACCTAGTGCAGCCTGGAACGGTGGCAGTGGCTGGGCTGACTTTGGGCGCTGACCCGCTGGTGACGGCGGTCAGTTTGGTTGGGGTCTATGGCCATCAAACCCTGTTTCCGCTAATTATTCGCAAAGAGGCCAAGGGGCACGGCACTCGCGCCTATATAGAAGGTCTAACCCTGCCGCCAGGTAGCCCTGTTACCGTGCTCGAAGATGTTGTTACTACGGGCCAGTCAGCGCTTAAGGCCGTTGATCGCCTCCAGGCGGCCGGTTACCAGGTGAATCAAATTCTGGCTTTAGTCGATCGCCAGCAGGGCGGCGCAGAGCTTTACCAAAGCCACGATCTGCCCTTCAAGGCACTGTTTACCATTCAAGATATTCAGGCCCACTGGGCTGCCCTTAACCCCGCCTGA
- a CDS encoding SAM-dependent methyltransferase, translating into MVSRTRPDIGFVPTPADAIAAMVKLAALTPDDVVYDLGCGDGRLLIRAALDYGVHGVGIDVDEALLKQAQADAERAGVGDRLSFHQGNLFEADLHEATVVFIYLLPHLNLRLRPRLLAQLRPGSRVVTHMFDMGDWPPDLVLPLEPSAEDSVIYLWHIPQKTAPDKAGAV; encoded by the coding sequence ATGGTCTCCCGTACCCGTCCCGATATTGGCTTTGTGCCCACCCCCGCCGATGCCATAGCCGCCATGGTTAAGCTGGCTGCGTTAACCCCTGATGATGTCGTCTACGACCTAGGCTGTGGCGATGGTCGGCTGCTGATTCGGGCCGCCCTAGACTACGGCGTGCACGGGGTGGGGATCGATGTGGATGAGGCTTTGCTCAAGCAGGCGCAGGCCGATGCTGAGCGCGCTGGGGTAGGCGATCGCCTCAGCTTTCACCAGGGCAACCTATTTGAGGCCGATCTGCACGAAGCCACGGTCGTTTTTATCTACCTGCTGCCCCACCTCAACTTGCGGCTGCGGCCTCGGTTGCTGGCGCAGTTGCGGCCCGGCAGTCGGGTTGTCACCCATATGTTTGACATGGGCGACTGGCCACCTGACCTGGTTCTGCCCCTAGAGCCATCGGCAGAAGATTCAGTGATCTATCTGTGGCATATTCCCCAAAAAACAGCCCCCGACAAGGCGGGGGCTGTTTGA
- a CDS encoding class I SAM-dependent methyltransferase: MPDTITKLAYQALQQGKSYFGLAHKTVSTQVMQAVNPPKHIQTTPLDIKALQLLQQRMNALLELDWQDAEAGIYPKELLFDNPWDDFFRFYPLVCLDLPNIWDRLNKRDYQTFANDIDTAGYPQYYLQNFHHQTNGYLSDMSANLYDLQVEILFNGTADPMRRRIIAPLKQGLAENGVETGAKVLDVACGTGRTLSMLREALPKVSLYGVDLSPTYLRKAIENLTDKPGVLPQLIQANGESLPFVDNYFEGAVSVFLFHELPPEARQNVINEMYRVVKPGGTVVLCDSIQRLDSPEFEVAMENFPAMFHEPYYRHYTTDDLNQRLTDAGFEAISNTVHFMSKYWVCRKPVAV, translated from the coding sequence ATGCCTGACACCATCACAAAACTGGCTTACCAAGCTCTGCAACAGGGCAAGAGCTACTTCGGGCTGGCCCACAAGACCGTTAGCACCCAGGTCATGCAAGCGGTCAACCCACCCAAACATATCCAGACCACACCCTTAGATATCAAAGCCCTTCAACTGCTACAGCAGCGCATGAATGCGCTACTAGAGTTGGACTGGCAAGATGCAGAAGCTGGAATCTATCCTAAAGAATTGCTGTTTGACAATCCTTGGGATGACTTCTTCCGGTTTTATCCGCTTGTTTGCTTAGATCTGCCCAATATTTGGGACCGGCTGAATAAGCGCGACTATCAAACCTTCGCCAACGACATAGACACTGCTGGCTATCCTCAGTACTACCTGCAAAATTTTCACCATCAGACCAACGGCTATCTGAGCGATATGTCGGCCAATCTGTATGACCTACAGGTTGAAATTCTGTTCAACGGCACCGCCGACCCTATGCGCCGTCGCATTATCGCCCCGCTCAAACAGGGGTTAGCTGAGAATGGAGTAGAAACGGGCGCTAAGGTCTTAGATGTGGCCTGTGGTACAGGCCGTACCCTCAGCATGCTGCGCGAGGCATTGCCAAAAGTGTCGCTGTATGGCGTTGACCTATCGCCCACCTACCTGCGCAAAGCGATTGAAAATTTAACCGATAAGCCCGGCGTACTGCCTCAGCTAATTCAGGCCAATGGCGAAAGCTTACCCTTTGTCGATAACTACTTTGAGGGGGCAGTCAGTGTTTTCTTGTTCCATGAATTGCCCCCTGAAGCGCGGCAAAATGTGATCAACGAGATGTATCGCGTGGTAAAACCGGGCGGCACGGTAGTGCTGTGCGACTCTATTCAGCGCCTCGACTCCCCTGAGTTTGAGGTGGCTATGGAGAATTTTCCAGCGATGTTCCACGAGCCCTACTACCGCCACTACACCACCGACGACCTCAACCAGCGGCTAACCGATGCCGGGTTTGAAGCGATCAGCAACACCGTGCACTTTATGAGCAAGTACTGGGTCTGCCGTAAACCCGTCGCAGTCTAG
- the hisS gene encoding histidine--tRNA ligase: protein MEPIQSLPGTEDILPKAQHVGQDLKVADIHTWQRVEAIARDIFGRAAYREIRTPTFEATALFERGIGEATDVVGKEMYSFTDKGDRSCTLRPEGTAGVVRAYIQHSLYAQGGIQRLWYTGPMFRYERPQKGRQRQFHQVGAEVLGSTDPRADVEVIALATDILQTLGLKNLTFYLNSVGDKSDRSRYREALVNYLTPYAADLDADSRDRLSRNPLRILDSKDQNTQAITQAAPSILDYLGPDSKRHFDQVLTQLSALGIAFELNPRLVRGLDYYTHTAFEIQSSDLGAQATVCGGGRYDGLVESLGGPATPAVGWAIGLERLTLLLEALQKTAPAAPDIYLVSRGEQAEANALLLAQKLRHQGLAVELDLTGSAFGKQFKRADRSGAALCLIVGDDEATQGTVQIKWLTSGEQTSLSQANLLSSVDDLLQQIQSARA, encoded by the coding sequence ATGGAGCCCATTCAATCTCTGCCCGGAACCGAGGATATCTTGCCCAAGGCACAGCATGTGGGCCAAGACCTCAAGGTAGCCGACATTCATACCTGGCAGCGGGTGGAAGCCATAGCGCGGGATATTTTTGGCCGGGCTGCCTACCGAGAAATTCGCACCCCTACGTTTGAAGCCACAGCGCTATTTGAGCGGGGGATTGGCGAAGCCACTGACGTGGTCGGCAAAGAGATGTACAGCTTTACCGACAAGGGCGATCGCAGCTGCACCCTGCGCCCCGAAGGCACCGCTGGGGTAGTGCGTGCCTACATTCAGCACAGCCTCTATGCCCAGGGAGGAATACAACGACTGTGGTATACCGGCCCGATGTTTCGCTACGAGAGGCCCCAAAAAGGTCGCCAACGGCAGTTTCATCAGGTGGGAGCAGAGGTGCTCGGTAGTACCGACCCCCGCGCCGATGTCGAGGTGATTGCCCTGGCAACCGATATCTTGCAAACTCTGGGGTTAAAAAATCTGACCTTTTACCTCAACTCGGTGGGCGACAAGAGCGATCGCAGCCGCTACCGCGAGGCCTTAGTTAACTACCTGACGCCCTATGCAGCAGATTTGGACGCCGATTCGCGCGATCGCCTCAGCCGCAATCCCCTACGCATTCTCGACAGCAAAGACCAAAACACCCAGGCGATCACCCAAGCGGCCCCCAGCATTTTGGACTACCTAGGGCCTGACTCGAAGCGTCACTTTGACCAGGTGCTCACCCAGCTCAGCGCCCTGGGCATCGCCTTTGAACTCAACCCGCGCTTGGTGCGGGGGCTAGACTACTACACCCATACCGCCTTTGAAATTCAGTCGAGCGACCTAGGGGCTCAGGCCACGGTATGTGGCGGTGGGCGCTACGACGGTCTAGTCGAATCTTTGGGTGGCCCAGCAACCCCCGCCGTAGGCTGGGCCATTGGCTTAGAACGCCTCACGCTGCTGCTAGAAGCCCTCCAAAAGACAGCCCCAGCCGCCCCCGATATCTACCTAGTGTCGCGGGGAGAGCAGGCCGAGGCCAACGCCCTACTGCTGGCCCAAAAGCTTCGCCACCAGGGACTAGCGGTAGAACTCGATCTCACCGGTTCGGCTTTTGGCAAGCAGTTTAAGCGGGCCGATCGCAGCGGTGCTGCCCTCTGCCTGATCGTGGGAGACGATGAAGCCACCCAGGGCACTGTGCAAATTAAATGGTTGACCTCAGGCGAGCAAACCAGCCTTTCCCAGGCCAATCTGCTGAGTAGCGTTGACGATCTTCTGCAGCAGATTCAAAGCGCTCGGGCCTAA
- a CDS encoding helix-turn-helix transcriptional regulator — translation MASDDTAPVPGQGSLSDRELQIVELVASGLTNQEISEKLEISKRTVDNHISNILTKTATGNRVALFRWALQSGKVCIDEVNCCVLPQAKPESQEV, via the coding sequence ATGGCAAGCGATGATACGGCTCCAGTGCCTGGTCAAGGAAGCCTCTCTGACCGAGAACTACAGATCGTTGAGCTAGTGGCATCGGGGCTAACCAACCAGGAGATTTCTGAGAAGCTGGAGATCAGCAAGCGCACTGTTGACAACCATATCAGCAATATTTTGACCAAAACTGCAACGGGCAACCGGGTGGCGCTGTTTCGGTGGGCGCTACAGTCGGGCAAGGTCTGCATTGACGAGGTCAATTGTTGCGTACTGCCCCAGGCCAAGCCCGAGAGTCAAGAGGTCTAG
- a CDS encoding DUF4168 domain-containing protein, giving the protein MTPPLVLLKQGASRFSGWSRWRDCLLGLVLAAVLHLAWPGCAIAAPTAPLLDDLPPTVSPTQPDANDIPSETVSRFVNAYISVVKLIESRELSLQRAETDTESRQMQQEIQVAALNLIQANGLTLSDYWELLGLANSDPEFRDRVLDQIDEANP; this is encoded by the coding sequence ATGACACCCCCGCTTGTGCTGCTTAAGCAAGGGGCTAGCCGCTTTAGCGGATGGAGCCGGTGGCGCGATTGCCTGCTTGGGTTAGTCTTGGCTGCGGTGTTGCACCTGGCTTGGCCTGGCTGCGCCATCGCGGCCCCGACTGCGCCACTCTTAGATGATCTGCCTCCAACGGTCTCCCCGACCCAGCCAGACGCCAATGACATTCCTTCAGAGACGGTAAGCCGCTTCGTTAACGCCTACATTTCTGTAGTCAAGCTGATCGAGTCGCGGGAGCTCAGTTTGCAGCGGGCCGAAACCGACACCGAATCACGCCAGATGCAGCAAGAAATTCAGGTGGCTGCCCTCAATCTTATTCAGGCCAACGGGCTGACCCTGTCGGACTATTGGGAGCTACTGGGTTTAGCCAATAGTGATCCGGAGTTTCGCGATCGCGTTTTAGACCAGATCGACGAAGCTAACCCGTAA
- a CDS encoding penicillin-binding protein 1A — translation MSTTIRHNSRSQPQPLRRAPNLLKYVQDVGQVSAAALLGTTMIASSVLAGGLVGLAISFRNLPDVRVLRNYVPSETSYIYDINGTLLFSLHDEANREVVDTDEMSPHLKRAVLAIEDSYFYSHNGINPSSVGRALLANAEAGSTVEGGSTITMQLVKNLFLTPERAISRKVAEAVLALRLEQIFSKDEILEMYLNQVYWGHNNYGVETAAQSYFNKSASDLNLPEAAMMAGLIQAPESYSPFHNYQSTKQRQAVVLNRMRQLGWITPEEEVAAREAPLLIGEVKSFRSSISPYITEAAVQELKQRFGNEAVVKGGMRVQTTVDLGMQQMAEATVQRHNARIRNIADQMALVSIDPRTHFVKAMVGGVDYQKSQFNRAIQAYRQPGSAFKPFVYYAAFATGRYTPSSSIADTPVSYPDGYRYYSPRNYDGGFMGNIPIRTALEVSRNVPAVKLGQAVGVNQIIELCRTLGINSPMQPVTSLPLGAVDLTPMEMAGAYATFASNGWHSEPTFIVQVTDSSGNVLLDNTPRPQLVLDPWAAASLTDVLQGVIARGTGTAAQIGRPAAGKTGTTDSQRDVWFVGYVPQLSTAVWIGNDNYTPMRAGATGGTYAAPVWKEFMQQALANEPVENFRRPSEFVQP, via the coding sequence GTGTCAACTACTATTCGTCACAACAGTCGATCTCAACCTCAGCCCCTGCGCCGAGCCCCCAACCTGCTGAAGTACGTGCAGGATGTGGGCCAGGTGTCGGCAGCAGCATTGCTGGGCACTACCATGATCGCTAGCTCCGTGCTGGCCGGGGGCTTAGTAGGGCTGGCCATTAGCTTTCGCAACCTGCCCGATGTGCGAGTGCTGCGCAACTACGTGCCCAGCGAGACCAGCTACATCTACGACATCAACGGCACCCTGCTTTTCAGCCTCCACGACGAAGCTAACCGAGAGGTCGTCGATACCGACGAGATGTCGCCCCACTTGAAGCGGGCGGTGCTGGCGATCGAAGACAGCTATTTTTATTCTCACAACGGCATCAACCCCAGCAGTGTCGGTCGGGCCTTGCTAGCCAACGCCGAGGCTGGCTCTACGGTGGAAGGCGGCTCTACCATCACCATGCAGCTGGTGAAGAACCTGTTTTTGACCCCCGAGCGGGCCATTAGCCGTAAGGTAGCTGAGGCTGTTTTGGCCCTACGCCTTGAGCAGATCTTCAGCAAAGACGAAATTCTGGAGATGTACCTCAACCAGGTGTACTGGGGGCACAACAACTACGGGGTAGAAACAGCAGCCCAGAGCTACTTTAATAAATCGGCCAGCGACCTCAACTTGCCTGAAGCCGCGATGATGGCAGGGCTAATCCAAGCTCCGGAGAGCTATAGTCCCTTCCACAACTATCAGTCTACTAAACAGCGCCAGGCGGTAGTGCTCAACCGGATGCGCCAACTGGGTTGGATCACCCCTGAAGAAGAGGTGGCGGCCCGCGAAGCGCCGTTGCTGATCGGCGAAGTCAAGTCGTTCCGCAGCAGCATTTCGCCCTACATTACCGAGGCAGCGGTGCAGGAGTTAAAGCAGCGCTTTGGCAATGAGGCCGTGGTGAAGGGCGGCATGCGGGTGCAAACTACCGTCGATTTGGGCATGCAACAGATGGCCGAAGCGACGGTGCAGCGACACAATGCTCGCATTCGCAATATCGCTGACCAGATGGCCCTGGTGTCCATTGATCCCCGCACCCACTTTGTCAAAGCCATGGTGGGCGGCGTTGACTACCAGAAAAGCCAATTTAACCGGGCGATTCAGGCCTATCGACAGCCAGGCTCCGCCTTTAAGCCCTTTGTGTATTACGCCGCCTTTGCTACGGGCCGCTATACTCCGTCTAGCTCCATTGCCGACACTCCAGTGAGCTATCCCGATGGCTACCGCTACTACAGCCCGAGAAACTATGACGGTGGCTTTATGGGCAACATTCCCATTCGCACCGCCTTGGAGGTATCGCGTAACGTACCGGCGGTGAAGCTGGGCCAGGCGGTCGGGGTCAACCAAATTATTGAGCTGTGCCGCACCCTGGGCATTAATAGCCCGATGCAACCGGTCACGTCGCTTCCTTTGGGCGCAGTTGATCTGACCCCCATGGAAATGGCCGGTGCCTATGCCACCTTTGCTAGCAACGGCTGGCACTCTGAACCAACGTTTATTGTGCAGGTGACTGACAGCAGCGGCAATGTACTGCTCGACAACACGCCTCGGCCCCAGCTGGTGCTTGACCCTTGGGCGGCAGCCTCGCTAACCGACGTGTTACAAGGGGTAATTGCCCGCGGGACGGGCACCGCCGCTCAGATCGGGCGGCCAGCGGCGGGTAAAACTGGCACCACCGATTCTCAACGGGATGTGTGGTTTGTCGGCTATGTGCCACAGCTATCGACGGCGGTGTGGATCGGCAATGACAACTACACCCCGATGCGGGCTGGGGCAACGGGCGGCACCTACGCAGCACCGGTCTGGAAGGAATTTATGCAGCAGGCTTTGGCCAACGAGCCCGTGGAAAACTTTAGACGACCTTCAGAGTTTGTGCAGCCCTAG
- the tyrS gene encoding tyrosine--tRNA ligase — MTQATPNSIPAQFNGIYRGLSEVFPHQPDSSDPEQNLVQRLLTSDRPLRVKLGIDPTGSEIHLGHSIPVRKLRAFQDAGHTAVLIIGDFTARIGDPTGKSEVRRQLTEAEVKANAETYLEQVRPILDFETPGRLEVRYNSEWLSSLDLGKTLELLSTMTVGQMLAKEGFSERYGKGDPVFLHEFLYPLMQGYDSVAIQSDVELGGTDQKFNIAVGRDLQRHFGLRPQFGLLLPLLLGTDGSQKMSKSLGNYVGLQEDPLSMYSKLEKVPDSLICDYFELLTPIDLEELPENPRDRQKLLALEVTRQFHGEAAALQAQQAAISLVQGTGAPADGVPEFSLAEINFPAKLFYLVGATPLCASSSEARRQIQGGALKLDGEKMVDPNQEFASADDLIGKVVQIGKKKFARLVP; from the coding sequence ATGACCCAGGCTACCCCCAACTCCATCCCTGCCCAATTTAACGGGATTTACCGGGGCCTCAGCGAGGTTTTTCCTCACCAGCCCGACTCTAGCGATCCTGAGCAAAATTTGGTTCAGCGATTGCTCACTAGCGATCGCCCCCTGCGGGTCAAGCTGGGCATCGACCCTACCGGTAGCGAAATTCACTTGGGTCACAGCATTCCGGTGCGCAAGCTGCGGGCTTTCCAAGATGCAGGCCACACCGCTGTGCTAATTATTGGTGATTTCACCGCTCGTATTGGTGACCCCACCGGCAAATCGGAGGTGCGCCGCCAGCTCACCGAGGCAGAAGTCAAGGCCAATGCCGAAACTTACCTAGAGCAGGTGCGCCCCATCCTCGATTTTGAGACACCGGGGCGATTGGAGGTGCGCTACAACTCCGAGTGGCTGTCATCCCTCGATCTGGGCAAAACCCTGGAACTGCTGAGCACCATGACCGTGGGTCAAATGCTGGCTAAAGAGGGCTTTTCTGAGCGCTATGGCAAGGGCGACCCAGTCTTTCTCCACGAATTTCTCTACCCGCTGATGCAGGGCTACGACTCAGTGGCCATCCAGTCTGACGTAGAGCTGGGTGGCACTGACCAAAAGTTCAATATTGCGGTGGGCCGTGACCTACAGCGACACTTTGGCCTGCGCCCGCAGTTTGGCCTGCTGTTGCCGCTGCTGCTGGGGACTGACGGTAGCCAAAAAATGTCGAAATCTCTAGGCAACTATGTGGGGCTACAAGAAGACCCCCTCAGCATGTATTCCAAGCTCGAAAAGGTGCCCGATAGTTTAATTTGTGACTACTTCGAGTTACTCACCCCGATTGATTTGGAGGAGCTGCCAGAAAATCCCCGCGATCGCCAGAAGCTACTGGCCCTAGAGGTCACTCGCCAGTTCCACGGCGAAGCCGCTGCCCTCCAGGCTCAGCAGGCTGCCATCAGTCTGGTGCAGGGCACTGGTGCACCCGCCGATGGCGTGCCCGAGTTTTCCTTAGCGGAGATCAATTTTCCGGCCAAGCTGTTTTATCTGGTGGGGGCTACTCCCCTATGCGCTAGCAGCAGCGAAGCGCGTCGCCAAATACAGGGGGGGGCGCTCAAGCTCGACGGTGAAAAAATGGTTGATCCTAACCAAGAGTTTGCTAGCGCCGATGATCTAATCGGTAAGGTGGTGCAGATAGGCAAGAAAAAGTTTGCTCGCCTAGTTCCCTAA
- a CDS encoding phycobilisome rod-core linker polypeptide: protein MTAIDEFAVKEITVSRQSSGEERQAALYQIYAQVLERQPYRFERKKLAKFEVEFLRNKIGVKRFLRELGHSEVYLNEFYYNSSNPKFIELCFKHFIGRAPSDAEEMRYYCDVLMRRGVKAMITALLDSEDYIKHFGCFTVPHAWTEENYPSPKTFWETEVLLRELHGQRGWIVPTMIWHDLHLDCNGGSCSLPEVSSKERPAPPAELDALHQVLSTMGAQDLEQFASTLSAAERDKLRHLLMQTVS from the coding sequence ATGACAGCTATAGATGAATTTGCGGTAAAAGAAATTACGGTTAGTCGGCAGTCTTCGGGCGAAGAACGCCAGGCCGCTTTATACCAGATTTATGCCCAAGTACTAGAGCGACAACCCTATCGATTTGAGCGTAAAAAACTCGCAAAATTCGAGGTCGAATTCTTGCGAAATAAGATCGGTGTCAAACGTTTTTTGCGAGAACTAGGGCATTCTGAAGTATATCTAAATGAGTTTTACTACAACTCTTCAAACCCAAAATTCATTGAGTTGTGCTTTAAACATTTTATTGGTCGTGCGCCCAGTGATGCAGAAGAAATGCGCTACTACTGTGACGTTTTGATGCGTCGCGGCGTGAAAGCCATGATTACAGCTCTGCTTGATTCTGAAGATTACATCAAGCATTTTGGCTGTTTTACCGTACCCCACGCTTGGACAGAAGAGAACTATCCTTCACCCAAAACCTTTTGGGAAACCGAGGTGCTGCTGCGCGAGCTCCATGGACAGCGCGGTTGGATCGTACCGACGATGATTTGGCACGACCTGCACCTTGACTGCAATGGCGGCAGCTGTAGTTTACCTGAGGTCAGCTCTAAAGAGCGTCCAGCCCCCCCAGCCGAGTTAGATGCCCTACACCAAGTTTTGAGCACGATGGGAGCCCAAGATTTAGAACAATTTGCCTCGACCCTATCTGCTGCCGAGCGCGACAAACTCCGCCATTTGCTGATGCAAACGGTCAGCTAA
- the rph gene encoding ribonuclease PH codes for MAWQRPDGRQPHELRPVSFERQFTKFAAGSVLTRCGNTQVLCTVSVEEGVPRFLKGSGRGWLTAEYRMLPGATPQRQAREVMKLSGRTQEIQRLVGRSLRSTLDFDQLGERTLLVDADVLQADAGTRTAAITGGYVALKDAVQTLVEQGLLARSPLVHSVAAVSVGLIENDVFLDLQYEEDVAAAVDFNLVLNESLNIIEVQGTAEEGSFSRQQMNQILELGELGVKQLLVAQQAAFL; via the coding sequence ATGGCTTGGCAACGTCCAGATGGTCGGCAACCCCACGAGTTGCGTCCCGTGAGTTTTGAGCGTCAGTTTACCAAGTTTGCTGCGGGGTCAGTCTTAACCCGCTGTGGCAATACCCAGGTGCTCTGCACCGTCTCCGTCGAAGAGGGAGTACCTCGCTTTTTGAAAGGTTCTGGCCGAGGATGGCTGACTGCAGAATACCGGATGCTGCCTGGGGCGACTCCCCAGCGCCAGGCTCGCGAGGTGATGAAGCTATCGGGTCGCACCCAGGAGATTCAGCGCCTGGTAGGGCGGAGTTTGCGCTCTACCCTAGATTTTGATCAGCTAGGCGAGCGGACGCTGCTAGTCGATGCTGATGTGCTCCAGGCCGATGCAGGAACACGCACCGCGGCTATTACGGGCGGGTACGTTGCGCTCAAAGACGCGGTTCAGACCTTAGTAGAACAGGGGTTGCTGGCGCGATCGCCCTTAGTACACAGCGTTGCAGCAGTCTCTGTCGGCTTAATTGAGAACGATGTCTTTCTCGATTTGCAGTACGAAGAAGATGTAGCTGCAGCGGTCGATTTCAACCTGGTGCTCAACGAGAGTCTCAATATTATTGAAGTTCAAGGTACCGCTGAAGAGGGTAGCTTTAGTCGTCAGCAGATGAATCAGATTTTGGAGCTGGGTGAGCTAGGGGTGAAGCAGCTCTTAGTGGCCCAGCAGGCGGCCTTTCTATAA
- a CDS encoding P-loop NTPase family protein, whose protein sequence is MVSQLKPVALTSPSSIARHPLLQTVEGTVQVFTAVHRSFFTNVMVQALRIADQGKAVLIVQFLKGGIHQGPDQPMQFGQNLDWIRGNMARCLHNPESISPSEKQAVNDLWSHTKSVVSLGRYGLIVLDELSLAVNHGIIPTQDVVDFLRQRPPQVDVILTGPAMPDALLAVADQVTEFRRNFLP, encoded by the coding sequence ATGGTCTCCCAGCTTAAACCTGTTGCCCTGACCTCGCCGTCTTCGATTGCTCGTCACCCACTGCTACAAACCGTAGAAGGCACCGTTCAGGTATTTACTGCCGTACACCGCAGCTTTTTTACCAATGTCATGGTGCAGGCCCTGCGCATTGCCGATCAGGGCAAGGCTGTGCTCATTGTGCAGTTTCTGAAAGGAGGTATTCATCAGGGACCAGATCAGCCGATGCAGTTTGGCCAAAACCTAGACTGGATTCGCGGCAATATGGCCCGCTGCCTGCATAATCCTGAGTCCATTAGCCCCAGCGAAAAGCAGGCAGTTAATGATCTGTGGTCGCACACAAAGTCGGTGGTTAGCCTGGGCCGCTACGGCCTGATCGTGCTCGATGAACTCAGCTTAGCGGTCAACCACGGCATTATTCCCACCCAAGATGTCGTCGATTTTCTCCGCCAGCGACCGCCCCAGGTGGACGTGATTCTGACTGGCCCAGCTATGCCCGACGCTCTACTGGCGGTAGCTGACCAAGTTACCGAATTTCGTCGTAACTTCTTGCCTTAG
- the dcd gene encoding dCTP deaminase: MIKNDAWIAKMAAEGMIEPFQPALVRQLAQTETSLSQPVISYGLSSYGYDIRLSPAEFRIFRHIPGTVVDPKNFSPANLEPTDLRTDESGSYFILPAHSYGLGVALEKIEVPNNISVICIGKSTYARCGIIANLTPAEAGWRGHLTLEFSNSSSADCRMYANEGVVQLIFFEGEPCQVSYDTRRGKYQDQAEQVTLARI, from the coding sequence ATGATCAAAAATGATGCCTGGATCGCAAAAATGGCCGCTGAGGGGATGATTGAACCCTTTCAGCCTGCCTTGGTGCGTCAGCTAGCGCAAACTGAAACCAGCCTTAGTCAACCTGTCATTAGCTATGGCCTGTCCTCCTACGGCTATGACATCCGGCTATCGCCCGCCGAGTTCAGAATTTTTCGCCATATCCCTGGCACTGTGGTTGACCCCAAAAACTTTAGCCCCGCCAACTTGGAGCCTACCGATCTGAGAACCGATGAGAGCGGTAGTTATTTTATCCTGCCGGCTCACTCCTACGGTTTGGGAGTTGCCCTCGAAAAAATTGAGGTGCCTAACAACATCAGCGTGATTTGCATTGGCAAGTCGACCTATGCCCGCTGCGGCATTATTGCCAACCTTACCCCTGCCGAAGCTGGTTGGCGGGGCCATTTGACCCTAGAGTTTTCTAACTCGTCTAGTGCCGACTGCCGCATGTATGCCAATGAGGGCGTCGTGCAACTCATCTTCTTTGAAGGTGAGCCTTGCCAGGTTAGTTACGACACTCGCCGGGGCAAATATCAAGACCAGGCAGAACAAGTCACTCTAGCCCGAATTTAG